One segment of Thermoanaerobacter kivui DNA contains the following:
- a CDS encoding ABC-F family ATP-binding cassette domain-containing protein: MAIITVNNVTKSYGIDIILQNVSFIVNEGDRVGIVGENGAGKSTLFKLLAGITEADCGSISISKDKIGYLEQSAVIDSEKSIYEEVKTVFYEIFELDNQIKSLEKKISQTKDKDLLDKLLLEYSSLMDKYNELEGYSTESKIRGVLNGLGFDVSQFDTPVSILSGGQKTRLMLAKTLLLNPDVLLLDEPTNHLDINSIEWLEQYLRFYNGTILIISHDRYFLDKIVNRIFEIENTRLSVYEGNYTEYLKRKKAETEIKLKAYEEQQKEIKRIKSIIQIQKNKRSEKSVRMAESKQKLLDKMEIIEKPVINKASINLRFDFDLESGNDVLTVKNLSLSFDRQIFSNVSFEVKKGEKIALLGPNGVGKSSLLKIIAGEVHNFEGEIKFGTNVITGYYEQEFKSLNEQKAVIDEIWDENPYLTQTEVRTLLASFLFREDDVFKTIDKLSGGEKARLSLLKLILSKANFLLMDEPTNHLDLKAKEVLEEALTDYNGTLLFVSHDRYFIDKIATKVMILTQNGVEIYLGNYSYYIEKKNQLNEKQEETLKKTKTQIKNERYKERLNRLQLKQQKEYLKNLENSIYQAEERIKYLEEKMCDAEIYKTGEIVDIQKEYNSLKNKLEQMYEEWENFSG, from the coding sequence ATGGCAATTATAACAGTAAACAATGTAACCAAAAGCTACGGCATCGATATAATTTTACAAAATGTTTCTTTTATAGTCAACGAAGGAGATCGAGTAGGAATAGTTGGAGAAAATGGTGCTGGAAAATCCACACTTTTTAAACTTTTAGCAGGAATTACGGAAGCTGATTGTGGATCCATTTCAATCTCTAAAGATAAAATTGGATATTTAGAACAAAGCGCTGTTATAGACAGCGAAAAAAGTATATACGAAGAAGTAAAGACCGTATTTTATGAAATATTTGAATTAGACAATCAAATAAAATCTTTAGAAAAAAAGATATCTCAAACAAAAGATAAAGACCTTCTTGACAAGCTTCTTTTAGAATATTCTTCCCTAATGGATAAATACAACGAACTTGAGGGATATTCAACAGAAAGCAAAATAAGAGGCGTTTTAAACGGTCTAGGCTTTGATGTGTCTCAATTTGATACACCTGTATCGATATTAAGCGGTGGTCAAAAAACCCGTCTTATGCTGGCTAAGACCCTTCTTTTAAATCCAGACGTCCTACTGCTGGACGAACCTACTAATCACTTAGACATAAATTCAATAGAATGGCTAGAACAATATTTGAGATTTTATAACGGAACAATTTTGATTATATCCCACGACAGATACTTTTTAGACAAAATTGTCAATAGAATATTTGAGATTGAAAATACTCGTTTATCTGTTTATGAGGGAAACTATACAGAATATCTAAAAAGGAAAAAAGCAGAAACTGAAATAAAGTTAAAAGCCTATGAGGAACAGCAAAAAGAAATAAAAAGAATTAAATCTATTATACAAATTCAAAAAAACAAACGAAGTGAAAAATCCGTAAGAATGGCAGAAAGCAAACAAAAACTATTAGACAAAATGGAAATAATCGAAAAACCAGTGATAAATAAAGCCTCAATTAATTTACGCTTTGATTTTGACTTGGAAAGTGGAAATGATGTGTTGACAGTCAAAAACTTGTCTTTAAGCTTTGACAGACAAATTTTCTCTAACGTATCTTTTGAAGTCAAAAAAGGTGAAAAAATAGCCCTTTTAGGTCCAAACGGAGTAGGAAAAAGTTCTCTTCTCAAAATCATAGCAGGAGAAGTTCACAATTTTGAAGGTGAAATTAAATTTGGCACAAATGTCATAACAGGTTACTATGAACAGGAATTTAAAAGTTTAAATGAGCAAAAAGCTGTCATTGATGAAATATGGGATGAAAATCCTTATCTCACCCAAACAGAAGTAAGAACTTTGTTGGCTTCCTTTTTGTTTAGAGAAGACGACGTCTTTAAAACTATCGATAAACTAAGCGGTGGTGAAAAAGCAAGACTCTCTTTGCTAAAACTCATACTTTCAAAGGCAAATTTTTTGCTAATGGATGAACCAACAAATCACTTAGACTTAAAAGCCAAAGAGGTTTTAGAAGAAGCTCTAACAGACTACAATGGAACCTTATTGTTTGTCTCCCATGACAGATATTTTATAGACAAAATAGCTACAAAAGTGATGATATTGACTCAAAATGGCGTAGAAATATATTTGGGCAATTACAGCTATTATATAGAAAAAAAGAACCAGCTCAATGAAAAGCAAGAAGAGACACTCAAAAAGACAAAAACCCAAATAAAAAACGAAAGGTATAAAGAAAGGCTCAATAGATTGCAATTAAAACAGCAAAAAGAATATCTCAAAAATCTTGAAAATTCAATTTATCAAGCTGAAGAAAGAATAAAATACTTGGAAGAAAAAATGTGTGATGCTGAAATCTATAAAACGGGAGAAATTGTGGATATACAAAAAGAATACAATTCTCTTAAAAATAAACTGGAACAAATGTACGAGGAATGGGAAAATTTTAGCGGGTAA
- a CDS encoding flagellar motor protein, giving the protein MDLDLATIIGIILGVGSLVYGFTLEGGTVTSLLGVSAALIVFGGTIGATITSYSMEDIKKVPGLLVRAFKNEKDNYLEIIKYFTFLAQKARSEGLLSLESEIESEDIKKFDPILKECLELVVDGSDMELIRTTMENKIYVEDLEAKKEAGIFESAGGYAPTMGIIGTVMGLVHVLSSLNEPDKLGPAIAMAFIATLYGVSSANLFWLPIAQKLKNRAKIKRTERELILEGSLSLQAGENPKILERKLMTFITQSQLKNIPQKGSVELNEEVGR; this is encoded by the coding sequence ATGGACTTGGATCTCGCTACAATAATAGGTATAATTCTTGGAGTAGGGTCTTTGGTATACGGATTTACTTTAGAGGGTGGTACTGTCACATCATTGCTGGGAGTATCTGCTGCTCTCATAGTTTTTGGAGGCACTATAGGTGCTACTATAACTTCTTATTCTATGGAGGATATTAAAAAAGTGCCGGGGCTTTTGGTAAGGGCTTTTAAAAATGAAAAAGATAATTACCTCGAGATAATAAAGTATTTTACTTTTTTAGCACAAAAAGCCAGAAGCGAAGGGCTTTTAAGCCTTGAATCTGAAATAGAATCTGAGGATATAAAGAAATTTGATCCCATTTTAAAAGAGTGTTTGGAATTAGTTGTAGACGGTTCTGATATGGAACTCATTAGAACAACTATGGAAAACAAAATATACGTAGAAGATTTGGAGGCTAAAAAAGAAGCGGGCATTTTTGAGTCGGCGGGTGGTTATGCACCTACAATGGGCATTATAGGAACGGTTATGGGGCTTGTTCACGTTTTGAGTAGTCTAAATGAGCCGGACAAATTAGGGCCAGCTATAGCTATGGCGTTTATTGCGACGTTGTACGGTGTAAGCTCTGCCAACTTGTTTTGGCTTCCTATTGCACAAAAACTTAAAAATAGGGCAAAGATTAAAAGGACAGAAAGAGAATTAATATTAGAAGGAAGCCTTTCCTTGCAAGCTGGGGAAAATCCTAAAATACTTGAAAGAAAGTTAATGACATTTATCACGCAGTCCCAGCTTAAAAATATACCTCAGAAAGGCAGTGTAGAGTTAAATGAAGAGGTTGGAAGATGA
- a CDS encoding OmpA/MotB family protein yields MKRLEDESKPNHERWLLTYSDMITLLLIFFIVMYTISNINATKFAQISSSLSKTFTGTDYVIGQYSGKSFVPGNLENKNNLGKIEEQLKGFVKENNLQGMVTSYIDERGLVISLQDSLLFDLGSADVHPEEKQMLIKIGSMLKDLPNHIRVEGFTDDLPIHNNKFDSNWELSVIRATNVVKILVNEVGIEPDRISAVGYAEYRPVAPNDSEGHRKLNRRVDIVIMSTEYNKWEPKHQ; encoded by the coding sequence ATGAAGAGGTTGGAAGATGAATCAAAACCAAATCACGAGAGATGGCTGCTTACTTACTCTGATATGATTACTTTGCTTTTAATATTTTTTATTGTGATGTATACTATAAGTAATATCAATGCAACTAAATTTGCTCAGATTTCCAGTTCTTTAAGCAAAACTTTCACGGGTACCGATTATGTAATAGGTCAGTACAGCGGAAAAAGTTTTGTTCCGGGGAATTTGGAAAACAAAAATAACCTAGGGAAAATTGAAGAGCAATTGAAGGGCTTCGTAAAGGAAAACAACCTTCAAGGTATGGTGACAAGTTATATAGACGAGAGAGGGCTTGTAATAAGCCTGCAGGACTCTCTTCTTTTTGACTTAGGCTCTGCCGACGTACATCCTGAAGAAAAACAAATGCTTATAAAAATAGGAAGTATGCTAAAAGACCTCCCAAATCACATTAGAGTAGAAGGTTTTACTGATGACCTCCCAATACACAATAATAAATTTGATTCAAACTGGGAGTTATCGGTTATAAGAGCTACCAATGTTGTAAAAATATTGGTAAATGAAGTGGGAATTGAACCTGATAGGATATCCGCAGTAGGATATGCGGAATACAGGCCTGTTGCACCGAACGATTCAGAAGGGCATAGAAAACTCAATCGAAGAGTTGATATCGTCATAATGAGTACAGAATATAATAAATGGGAGCCTAAACATCAGTAA